Part of the Imperialibacter roseus genome, CGTATGAAGGAACCCTGGGAAATATTCACCCTGATCGGTTTCTAGAAACATAGGAGTACCTTTTTTCTCCTTTAGGAATGCTGACTCAAAAACTAGGTCATCTCGCAGAGTCAAGTACTCAATTCCTGGTTGATTTAAGTTGATTTTTGGAAGTTCCTGATAAAGGAACCTCCTTTTAATATGTTTCATTTGCAGTACTTTTAATAAAAAAAAACCTGAATCTACCCCAAGTTTAGCATCACCCTAACTTGTGGCGTCCTTCCTTAAAGCTTTCAGCTTCCTTTCACCCCATCAACCCCACTACCTCAGTTATGTAAGGCTAAAGATGTTGTACAGCAATTCTCGAAAGTAAGCTTTATCTAATTTTTTATCCTTCGCTGCTTCGAACTTGTAGCTGGAGTTCTTTCACAGCACAAGCTAACCACCATCACCCCTCCGAATAAGCACATAGCCCAGCGATCCGGTGGTGGCGATCATCGCAAGCAGCATGGCCAGGATGCCCCAGGAAAAGTCGGCCTGGTCGGTGGCAATTTGATAGCTCAAGTAACCGCTAACACCAATGCCTCCGAAGGCTATCAGGACACAGCCAAGGCCATAGTAGATAGCAAACTCACTTCGACTCTTTTGAGACATACGCTGGTTGTTTATTAACAATCATTCTTGCCAGGAACCGGCATTACAGCATCTGTAATACTTTCGCAACATAATCTCGGCAAATTGCTCCAAAAGCTACCAGCGTTGAACGCAATTAATTATTTGCAACTCCACAAACAAATTGTGTTGTATCGACACAATGAATCCATTACATTTATGTATAGACTACGATCCCGATACTTAAACTACATACCAATGAAGAAACAATTACGCAACAGGAAAGCCTGGAGCTTTCTACTTGTGCTGGGCTTATCTCTTGGCCTTGCTCCTACAATGTCGGCACAGTTTCGCCGCAACCCGGTGGTGTCACCGGAAATCCACACCGACAATAAAGTCACCTTCAGGGTGTACGCACCCAAAGCCAACGAAATTACGCTTTCTGGCGACTGGATGGGTTTTGGCAAAACCGAGCCGTTGGTAAAAGGCGACACCGGCCTTTGGGCAGTTACCATTGGCCCGCTGGAGCCTGAGTTGTATGGTTACAACTTTACCGTCGATGGCGTTTACACCCTCGATGCCTCTAATGCTTTGGTGAAGCGGGACGGTGTGCGCAACATCAGTTTCTTCATGATCAAAGGCAAGGGATCCGACCTGTACGAACCCAAGCACGGTGCCAAGGGTATGGTGTCGAAGGTTTGGTATGACTCGCCAACACTTGGCCTCACCCGCCGCATGTATGTGTATACCCCGCCGGGATACGAAAACAGCAAGGACAGCTATCCCGTGTTTTACCTGCTGCACGGCGGCGGTGGCGATGAAGATGCGTGGAATGAGCTGGGGCTGACGCCCACCATTATGGATAACCTGATCAACTCAGGCCAGGCCAAACCGATGATTGTGGTGATGACCAATGGCAACCCCGACCAAACAGCGGCTGGCATTGAAGCACCGGCCAAACTTCCTTCGCAAACCAACGAAGGTGGCATGGGCATGGCCAACAAGAAATTTGAAGGCAGTCTGGTAAAGGATGTTATCCCTTATATCGAAAGCCACTATCGGACAAAGAAAGGCAAAGAAAACAGGGCGCTGTCTGGCCTTAGTATGGGAGGCTGGCAAACGCTCAATACTACGTTCGACAATCCTGAATTGTTCGACTACATCTGCGTGATGAGCATGGGCTTTGTGAAGGACAGTCCTTTCGGCCTGCCTGCCAATGGAGAAGGCCGTGGTAAGGACATTGATGCACTGAAGAAAGCCGACCCAAAAGTGTACTGGATTGCCTGTGGCAAAGACGATTTTCTTTACGACAGCGTAGTGAACCTCAGGAATACGCTCGATGAGCATGGCTTCAAATACAAATATGTAGAGAGCACTGGCGGCCACACCTGGACCAACTGGCGCATTTACCTGTCGCAGTTTGCGCCGGTGCTGTTTAAGTAGGAACTGGTTTTCACTCGATTTATGGTTTCAGGTCTGCTCTTTGGGGCAGGCCTTTTTTTGTTTCCCTGGAATGCAGTTTTCATTTGAATCCCTTACACCGCATTTGGCGAAGTATGAATTTCTTCAATATTATTTGACATTAATAAAAGATATATTATTATTGTTTATCAATAATTAATTTCCGCATAACATGAATAAGCTTCGCATCATTCGCATCATTGTTAAAGCCAGCATGGGCTTGCTGATTTTAGGGATGGTGTTCGTTACCATCTTCTTTGCGTCGATGAAGGAAGGGGTGTTTATCGAGATTGAGCAGCCGCATTGGGTAATCAAATCGGATCAATTGCAGGAAGTGCTGAGGTCGCAGCTGCCTGTTCCGGATAAGCCCATGCTGCTCTCTGTCGAAACGCTGGAAATGAGGCTGCCGGTGCATCTCAATCTACGGTTGATTGTAATCGCAATGATGTTTATGGTGTCGGGCTATATGCTCTGGATACTCTGGCTCATAGCAACAATCATTCATGATGTGATGAAGGGCACACCGTTCAACCTGAGCAGTAGCAAGAGAGTGAAGCTTATCGGTACGCTGGTTGTGCTTGCTCCTTTGGGCGAGTGGATACTCAATGTCTTTTTCTCGCTTTGGATCGATAATCGATTTCATTTCGAAGGAATGATCCTGGAAACAGACGCCAATCTGGGCTGGCCGGTGTTCATACTTGGGCTTCTGATTGTGGTGCTCGGCGTAGCCTTCGAGCAGGGCCAGAAAATACAGGAGGAAAACGAACTGACAATTTAGGAAGCGCACTTTCGAGACTGTTCTGTTCAATTCTTAAATAGCTGGTAGTTGTAAAATTGATGATATGAAAAAACTCAATATCGCTCAGGGGGTCATCACCTTCCTTATATTGTTGCTGTGGCTGGGCGTGGCTGTAGGTACTGTTTCTCTGGTGACTATGAAGGAAGGCAGGTATTACGAGATAGGCGAACCCCATCTCAGGGTGCAGTCGGATGAATTGCAGAAAAGCCTTGGCGAAACCCTGGCGAACAGCATTCCCGAATCGTTCAAAATCAGGGTAGACACTATGAAATTAAGCCAACCCATTGACGGAGGCTTAAAAGTACTACTACTTTCGATTGTGTACATGTCCGTTGGATACCTGACCTATGTGCTCTTTGTTTTCAAAAGCATTATCAACGACGTGAGAAGAAGCAATTCTTTCAATAGGGACAATATACAAAGAGTGAAATTGCTCGGTTTGCTGATTGTTATTGCCCCATTTGTCAATTGGCTGGTGGCGAAGGCCATGGTGTGGTGGCTTGAATACAATTACCTGTTTGATGGGGTAAAGGTTGTTTCGGACTCATCTTTTGACTTTACCGTGTTTCTAATGGGCCTCATTATCATGGTGTTGGGTGTAGCTTTTGAGCAGGGTAGAAAAATCAGGGAGGAGAATGAACTTACTATCTAAATTAAACGCTCATTCAAATAGGATTGTGAAATGAAAAAACTCAAACTCATCAGAGAATTTATTTTAGTTGCTAAGGTTGGGCTTTTTGTAGGGCTGGTTGTCATTGCGTTCTTTTTGGTGACAACTAAAAACGGCGTTTTCGTTCCGGTTAGCGACCCGCACCTTCACATTACTTCGGAGCAAGTAAAGAACACACTTTACGATGCACTGTTTCAGTCCCGGCCGCCGGTAAGGGGAGAGCCAGTGCTCACTTCCATCAGCACGGCCGATCTTAGTTTGAAAGTAGACGGTAGTTTCAAGGCTTTGGTCGCTGTTATTTTTGTGCTGGCTACAGCTTATATTTTGTGGGTGCTCGAATTGCTCAAGAGAATCGTTAAGTCGGTGGAGGATAATAATTCTTTTAGTGTAGGCAATATTGGCAGGGTAAAGCTGACAGGAGCTTTGGTTATGCTGGCACCTGTTTTTGAGTGGGTGTTACGGATGGTATTTATGACATGGATAAGTAGTAAACTCACTTTTGAAGGGATGACGCTAACCTCAAATGCCGACTATGGTATTTCCATTTCTATTGTGGGGCTGC contains:
- a CDS encoding DUF2975 domain-containing protein; the protein is MKKLNIAQGVITFLILLLWLGVAVGTVSLVTMKEGRYYEIGEPHLRVQSDELQKSLGETLANSIPESFKIRVDTMKLSQPIDGGLKVLLLSIVYMSVGYLTYVLFVFKSIINDVRRSNSFNRDNIQRVKLLGLLIVIAPFVNWLVAKAMVWWLEYNYLFDGVKVVSDSSFDFTVFLMGLIIMVLGVAFEQGRKIREENELTI
- a CDS encoding esterase: MKKQLRNRKAWSFLLVLGLSLGLAPTMSAQFRRNPVVSPEIHTDNKVTFRVYAPKANEITLSGDWMGFGKTEPLVKGDTGLWAVTIGPLEPELYGYNFTVDGVYTLDASNALVKRDGVRNISFFMIKGKGSDLYEPKHGAKGMVSKVWYDSPTLGLTRRMYVYTPPGYENSKDSYPVFYLLHGGGGDEDAWNELGLTPTIMDNLINSGQAKPMIVVMTNGNPDQTAAGIEAPAKLPSQTNEGGMGMANKKFEGSLVKDVIPYIESHYRTKKGKENRALSGLSMGGWQTLNTTFDNPELFDYICVMSMGFVKDSPFGLPANGEGRGKDIDALKKADPKVYWIACGKDDFLYDSVVNLRNTLDEHGFKYKYVESTGGHTWTNWRIYLSQFAPVLFK
- a CDS encoding DUF2975 domain-containing protein, translated to MNKLRIIRIIVKASMGLLILGMVFVTIFFASMKEGVFIEIEQPHWVIKSDQLQEVLRSQLPVPDKPMLLSVETLEMRLPVHLNLRLIVIAMMFMVSGYMLWILWLIATIIHDVMKGTPFNLSSSKRVKLIGTLVVLAPLGEWILNVFFSLWIDNRFHFEGMILETDANLGWPVFILGLLIVVLGVAFEQGQKIQEENELTI
- a CDS encoding DUF2975 domain-containing protein; this translates as MKKLKLIREFILVAKVGLFVGLVVIAFFLVTTKNGVFVPVSDPHLHITSEQVKNTLYDALFQSRPPVRGEPVLTSISTADLSLKVDGSFKALVAVIFVLATAYILWVLELLKRIVKSVEDNNSFSVGNIGRVKLTGALVMLAPVFEWVLRMVFMTWISSKLTFEGMTLTSNADYGISISIVGLLIIVLGIAFEQGQKLQEESELTI